The genomic stretch TTATTCTTCTCTTACCCCCAGCCTTCATATCTCTTATCCCTTCCTCAAAACCTGCACATGACTTCTTTGTTTTAGTTATTTCTTACTAATTTGTTTAGTCCTCctcaattgttattttttttttcttattttggaaGAATTGGAAAAGGAGAGTATTGGTGAAGGCCTACTATATAAATACATACAAAATGAGAAAATGAGAAACTTATGTAAAAAATTATTTGTCTCATCACCTGGAACCAATGCCTTAGTGCCCATGCGAATTCTGGCAGGAGCACCCTGCAAGTAGGTACTGTCGATTCGACGGCCTGTTTCATTATAGCCAACATAATGGAAGATCACCTACAGAGGATCTCAAACCATTAGTAGTTGATGATTAAAAGGAAACTCTTTTAAAGATAAGATTCCAACTTAATCCAAAATTCCTTACTTGAGAACTTGTCCTAAAATATTTCTGTATCCCATGATCATTATCTAATTTTACTATGAAACTTATGATGGAAAATAAACAAttgcttttgttaaaaatgaaataaaaacctGTTGACCATCCTTTGGGCAATCACCTTTACCAACTTCAAAATCCCTGTATATTAGCCCCGAATTGCACTTGATGTAATCATCCGATGTTACCACGTTAACCTCAAAACCTGATATAGACGTTTTAAGCATAATTTTTCAATTTGGAAAAACAACTATATTTACGGTTtacaaaattacaataataaacatTAGGACATGTTTAAGAAGTTAAGAAAGCAATAAACAAGCCTTCTCTAATGAAATTAGGGAAGTCTTCCGGGGCATTATTTTCTCTCTGTCTCCGCTTGTTTTGTTCTAATAAGCGTCGTTCATCATATGGACTTTTACTCTTTGTCTTTCCAGATGCAGGTAAAGTTGGAAACAAGCCTAATGTAAAAGGAGTGAGAAGTATAAGCCTCCGCCTTAATTTCTTATCACAATGTAATTTATGTCCATTCTGGGCTCTGATAAGCAAAACAAAGTTCTCATTAAGCAACTCAGCGTTTTGTTGTATAAAAGAATTCTAAGCAGGTGCTACCAAACTTTTGTAAAGAACTGAATTAAACTTTCGAAACAATTCATGAAATTTACCTGTCATCTTCCAAGTTTTGAATTGAGCAGCTATGGGTTATATGGCTACTTCGAGCTATGAAATCTCTTAGAACGGGAGATGTTGAAAGAGTTCTACCATACACTGAAGGTAGCAAAAAGGATGATGAAGAAAAGTAAAACAAAACCATTGTAAACATGTTGtgaagaaacaaaagaaataacaaaaatgTAATATTTGAAGTATATAAATCATGAGTACACATGAATAATGTAGTTCTAGTTCATTATaactagaaataaaaaaaaacccacAAATATCAGAGATTTAGCCCAATAGATGTAAACTAATTTAGAAGACCGCAATCATGATTGAATTTTTAATAGttgccatttttttttttattaaattgtaGGTCCAATGCAGATGAAAACATTTTTGGGTTTTGCTAGTAACCAAGCAAGTTTTCTTAATAAAATGATGGAAGTGACCCTGCATTATTGGAAATATGAGAAATATACTCATCACAAGGTTTTTGAATTTTGCGGAGTTAGTTACACGCCGAATAAACCTTGAGAAAACAAGGCTAAGTGTCATTAATAACAAAGATATGAACTTTTTCCATAAGCTACCTCCAATTTATTCATGAATGGTGTATTCTCATacagtgaaaatatttttttgttttgttttttgttttacaTATAATGGGAAAGCAAAATTATGGGTTTGATGGGAAAAAGAGATTAAAGATATGAATTCAGCGATATACCcatgaataaaaaaaaagatcATGTAAAATTTAAAGACATACCAACAAAAATTCAATTACCATACAAACAATGTTCATTCGTAGTTAAATATTAAGGAGACTTACCAGGAACCGACACTTTAGGTGTAGAAGATAGGGTTGAGGGAACCATCATCAGCATGGCTAAGAGTAAAACTAAATTAAGTTTCCACCATTTACGTCTGTTAACCGAACTAGACCAGACCCAACTCATAACTTAGGCCGTTTCCTGTTATAACTGGGGGAGCTTATCTTCAGTTCACTAGAAAGTTAGGCAAATATCAAATGAGTCCTTGTTTTTTCTGGTAATACCGTTTATGTGCCCTCTGTTCTGTGAATATTTTAATCTAGCATCCTTGTGAGGGGACGGAGGCAGTGAACTATTTGACACGGTGGCCAAAAGTTAAAAGAAAATTAAGGGGCAAAATAGTTAAAGGTTGTTTaagattgtgtttttttttttttgtatttgtttattaatgttttcaaaaataattttttatttttgtaatagaaaaattaataaatatatttagaaaGAGAAAATATTGTGAAAGTGTAATAAATATTGAGGAAAAGTAATGTTTGAGAAAAAGTAATGGAAAAAAAAGGAGCTATAAAGTGAGAAGGGAAAAAGTGATAAGAAAGAATGAGAAGAAAGAGGCTGAATTGATAAAATATGATGAAATAGAAAGTGATATGGTAAACACTGATAAGAGAGAAAATAGTAAACGATGAAATAGAGAAACCGATTAGAGAAAAATGAGTAAATGAGTGTTGTACCAAGATCTGGATAGAATGACGGGGCAACCGACATGGAACAAATAGGTTAGCTAGGCAGTTCAGGAGGATCCAAATGACCAATCCTCCTAGGTCACCCAATCGAGACCTTGCTCAGAATGCCCTCGCTGGAAATGGACCTCGCCAAAGAAATACTCAATGAGGTAAACTCATACGATCTTTAGGTCGCCAACTCTCAGGACTTGGCAACCCATAATGTTTGCCTCATGCACAGGAAGCGTACACTCGAAGTATTTATGGATTTGGTAATTAGGGATGTTCTGAATTTCGCGTAGATTAATGATGCATGTCATACACCACAACAAattaacaattatttttctttcactacttccaattattttagtataatagcaagcacaggtcgaacccacgaggactattgttcactttattattcaataattaacactaaaacttaaaaggagGATTTAGATTTTGAACTCAATATTAAATAACttaaactagaaagcaaataaaaatatgatattacgatattaagaaacagttaaaggttaatctccaccctcaacaatcattcacAATCACTAATAGTAAATATTAttcaaatttctcaattaaactattaaccccgcagataacgctgaagTAAACAATTATCCTAGTCTCCCTATTACAACTAATCAAGGCGAAgcactcaataattaactcttttagctaagcaataaatctatgaagcatacaatctatttaagtTAGATACAACATTAAGTCCTATGCAGACAaattaatctaggcaataaattaatgaagcatataattcatttaacctaggttctacttttcatcacaatcaacaattcttttgacatcactatcaattgtaatttatcacttacacttagaatcctaaactattaggtgagtagtaattctaagatgacaattgaataatgtaaaaccttaattagttggccacctaacaagaaatcacaaattcataacattcaattggaaaaatagaaacaatttaatattgagagaaattaaagaacaatattcattatcaacaatcaagaattcatgtcttgggttttgaattaacccttgacctaaaaagaacctactccataatagtaatcataatcacaaacataattataattaaaattaaagagattaagggaaaaAAAGAAACTAGATCGATGAACAATAGTTTTgtagtgttgtagtcttctctcgagccctttctgagtctttttctctAAAAAACCGTAATAAAAACTTAATCTCtaattaaccctaataatcttTTAAAGTATCCTTTAAATTCtatttaaaatgtaattaaaaatctaaaaacaACGTCGCAGGCCGTGGCCTAAAGCAAAATATAGGCAAAACTGGCCACGTAGGCAGCGGCCTGAAAAAACTGGGCAACAACCCAACTTCACTTTTCTATACAACAGGCAGGGGCCTGAAAAATCTGGGCAGCAGCccatttggaagaaaaaaatctgaaacgtcaattccaattaaagtgtCGCGGCCTAAATTTTATGGGCCGCAACCTAtattcaatttcttcaattctcgaCCATAGACAGCTTGTACGCTGCTGCCACATCAACATTTCAATCCCAAAAGCTTGGAATgctcctaaaacttcattttaactaACCTCATCTCAGTGAGTCTTTTTTTCAACCTATGATTTATAAAccacacttgccatcaaaatgtcagatttatcatcataaaatgcaatgtagaaaatatgttgtagattCACGAAACTAAGTTAAAGCTACTAAAattgctatcataacaccatctaagcatggaaaaacttatcaaatattaatacaaaaatgaacttatcaaattcccccacacttgaattttgctagtcccttagcaaaacactaaaataacaaaactaaaaatgaaaataatacaaactgatctagactcactaaacaaaggtcttgtcaaaagcttgaatgtctatgagaatcacacaaataagtaatgccaaaaaaaaaaataagattttcATACTCTTTAGAATTTAAACTCCATATGTAATTcaccatttgattttcaaaaataatttactaaGCACTTAGTCACAAGACCAACTCAAATGCAACAGATTTAATCCATACTTGccaaataattttcttttaaatcagtccctatataccaaaatgtttttcaatgaaaagcatccattccatagacattaaccaatcattctccactaatataaacacacaatgataaaaaatcaaaaggtctttataggcttgtaatgtgACTCTAAGGTTAAGGGTAGTTGAGAAagatacatttaagctcaaatcacaccatagcatacatcagTTCCATTATTTGAACTTGCCacaaattttcccatacaattcaagaaatacctattttttcttactcttctttccataatgatctcactatttcccccacacttatacttttgcaaaatttgcatatatgcattttttttcattgcaaatcatcattttttttttcttttttttccttcttttttttaataatatttcaacGAGTGAAATTGAGATCATACATAAATCACAACCAAAAAAATAGCCCATAAGTATTTTCTTTTTTTACAAACCATCccacaaaataaaaaatcatatatataaccatggtgcaatgggttacaaaaataatttttttttcaatgaggTATAGGGTCAAAAATTTCGGTTCATAGAAGAAAAGTAACAGTCATCATGGCTCAAACATGGGAAACTAGGGATTATCATATAATAGGTTGGcttgaatggctcaaacaatccaaagaactgccttaatcatcttcctaatcatgtgtacttatgatTTCGCCCCAAACAATTGATCAATGATTTCTACAGTAATTGagacttcaattttttttttcaagaagcaTAAATCTTTTCCAATACATTTAAGTGGTTAATTCAATCGTGCATAGAGTGAAAGACAACgtaaatcaaaatagcaattcacATAGGAGTCATGCACACAAATCATAAAAAATTCCTCATTGTCTAACATTACTTTAAGCACAATTCAAAGTTTCATCATCGACCAATGCTTTCAACAAGACCAACACAAGAAAACACAcacagaaaataaaataaaaaactaaaaaaacaaaaatagaaaaaataacagaaaaaaataaaaccaacaacagaaaaaataaaattgttccCTTCCACCACACTTAAAcagtacattgtcctcaatgaaaataaaacaaaagataaggaaaagaaaactccATCAAGTACGCTTTGTTTAACGTCATTAGCTCGACTGAATGTTGCTCTCAAGATATTTATGTTGAGTACTTCAATGAAGTTTCCTTCCCTTTGATCTTACAAGGAGAATCAAACACATTGAATTTgataacttcaccatcaaattccATTGTCAGCATTCCTGCTCTAACATCCAGCTTTGTATTTGTTGTCATCAAGAATGGCCTCCCACATAAAATCGGTGTCGAATTGGGTATTGATGCATCCTCCATTTCAAGTATATAAAAATCTGCTGGAAAGACAAGTCCATCAACCTTTACCAACACATCTTCAACTACCCCTAAAGGATAAACATTAGTGCGATGTGCTAGCTGAACAATAACTCCAGTCTCCTTTAGTGGCCCAAGATTTAAAGAAGCGTATGATGAATATGACATGACATTAATCGATGGTCCTAAATCTATCATACACCGCTGAATCCTTTTATTCCCAATCATACAAGGAATTGTAAATGTTCCAAGATCCTTGCATTTTGGTGACAACTTCTTTTGGAGAACAGCAGAGACATTGTCCCCCACACTTATCTTTTCATCACCCTTCAATTTCTTCTTATTCGTGCACAACTCCTTCTAAAATTTAGCATAACGTGGCACTTGTTTAATAGCATCAAGTAATGGAATGTTTACCTCAACTTTGTGAAAAGTCTCAAGAATTTCCTTGTTAGCTTCCTCTTTCTTAAACTTTTTCAATCTGCTTGGAAAAGGCGGACGAGGGACATAGGTTAGCATAGTCGGTTTATGTGACtttttgtaatgtcccaaaatcccaAATGCAGTTTactggctggattagtaggccgggagggccataattgttttattatgtcattaaat from Humulus lupulus chromosome 5, drHumLupu1.1, whole genome shotgun sequence encodes the following:
- the LOC133777567 gene encoding peptidyl-prolyl cis-trans isomerase FKBP20-2, chloroplastic gives rise to the protein MSWVWSSSVNRRKWWKLNLVLLLAMLMMVPSTLSSTPKVSVPVYGRTLSTSPVLRDFIARSSHITHSCSIQNLEDDRAQNGHKLHCDKKLRRRLILLTPFTLGLFPTLPASGKTKSKSPYDERRLLEQNKRRQRENNAPEDFPNFIREGFEVNVVTSDDYIKCNSGLIYRDFEVGKGDCPKDGQQVIFHYVGYNETGRRIDSTYLQGAPARIRMGTKALVPGFEEGIRDMKAGGKRRIIIPPELGPPVGPSTFFSSKQFEVFDVEMVSIQDCQRRTIGFYSDFVCT